Proteins found in one Microbacterium sp. SSM24 genomic segment:
- a CDS encoding ABC transporter substrate-binding protein yields the protein MIRRRPTALAILVLGTAAMLASCASADPLGAGSEEDAAIVIGSQDYYSNEIIAEIYAQALEEAGYDVRREFRIGQREVYLPEIESGAIDLFPEYTGPLLQVWEPDTPARKADDVYAALVETVPDGLQVLDQSAATDEDSYVVTKAFAEQYGVKSIADLADVPVPLTLGGNSEGEDRPNGPSGLKKSYGVDVGFAPIEDGGGPLTVKALLDDQVQLAIIYTASPSMSSSELVALDDPAGLFLASHVVPIASADLPSGAADVINRISAALTPAGLVALNTQSIEQEAPAATIAAAWLAEND from the coding sequence ATGATCCGCCGTCGTCCGACAGCTCTCGCCATCCTCGTCCTCGGCACCGCTGCCATGCTCGCGTCGTGCGCGTCGGCGGACCCGCTCGGCGCGGGATCCGAAGAGGACGCGGCGATCGTCATCGGCTCGCAGGACTACTACTCCAACGAGATCATCGCGGAGATCTACGCCCAGGCGCTCGAGGAGGCCGGCTACGACGTGCGGCGGGAATTCCGGATCGGACAGCGTGAGGTCTACCTCCCCGAGATCGAGTCAGGTGCCATCGACCTCTTCCCCGAGTACACCGGACCCCTTCTGCAGGTCTGGGAGCCCGACACCCCCGCCCGAAAGGCGGACGACGTCTACGCGGCCCTCGTGGAGACCGTGCCCGACGGTCTGCAGGTCCTGGATCAGTCTGCCGCCACCGACGAGGACAGCTACGTCGTCACGAAGGCGTTCGCCGAGCAGTACGGGGTCAAGAGCATCGCGGATCTCGCGGACGTGCCCGTTCCGCTCACCCTGGGTGGGAACTCCGAAGGCGAGGACCGACCGAACGGGCCCAGCGGCCTGAAGAAGAGCTACGGAGTCGACGTCGGCTTCGCTCCCATCGAAGACGGCGGCGGCCCGCTCACCGTGAAGGCGCTGCTCGATGACCAGGTACAGCTCGCGATCATCTACACCGCCAGCCCGTCGATGTCGTCCTCCGAGCTTGTCGCCCTCGACGACCCCGCCGGCCTCTTCCTCGCCTCGCACGTCGTTCCGATCGCATCAGCCGACCTTCCCAGCGGTGCCGCGGACGTGATCAATCGGATCAGCGCCGCTCTCACTCCTGCGGGCCTTGTGGCGCTCAACACCCAGAGCATCGAGCAGGAGGCTCCGGCCGCGACGATCGCGGCCGCCTGGCTGGCCGAGAACGACTGA
- a CDS encoding ABC transporter permease: MNLFAETIAWFADPAHWVGPSGIPARTAQHIAVTLIVTVIAIIVAVPAGAWMGHSHRGQGTVAAIANAARALPTLGLVTVFALWLGIGLRAPLIALVILAVPSMLAASYSGVANVPRSTSDAARAVGHTSVQTLTKVELPLALPVIGGGIQSALLQVVATATVAAYVADIGLGRYIFAGLKSRDYPEMLAGSILVILLALSFTAAATGLGKLHRHIIRTQGDTA, translated from the coding sequence ATGAATCTCTTCGCCGAGACGATCGCCTGGTTCGCCGATCCCGCGCACTGGGTGGGGCCGTCCGGGATTCCCGCCCGAACCGCTCAGCACATCGCGGTCACCCTGATCGTGACGGTGATCGCGATCATCGTCGCCGTGCCCGCCGGCGCATGGATGGGCCACAGCCATCGCGGACAGGGCACCGTCGCGGCGATCGCCAATGCCGCGCGAGCGCTTCCCACTCTCGGCCTCGTCACCGTGTTCGCGCTGTGGCTCGGGATCGGCCTGCGGGCTCCCCTCATCGCGCTCGTCATCCTCGCCGTGCCCTCGATGCTGGCTGCCTCATACTCCGGCGTGGCCAATGTGCCGCGGTCGACCTCCGATGCCGCTCGCGCGGTCGGCCACACGTCTGTGCAGACGCTGACGAAGGTCGAGCTGCCACTCGCACTCCCGGTCATCGGAGGCGGCATCCAGTCCGCACTTCTTCAAGTCGTGGCCACCGCGACCGTTGCGGCGTACGTCGCCGACATCGGCCTTGGTCGGTACATCTTCGCCGGACTGAAGTCCAGGGACTATCCCGAGATGCTGGCCGGCTCCATCCTGGTCATCCTCCTCGCACTCTCGTTCACCGCGGCCGCGACCGGCCTCGGGAAGCTCCACCGCCATATCATCCGCACACAAGGAGACACCGCATGA
- a CDS encoding ABC transporter ATP-binding protein encodes MQPAVSPAIRYDHLSVSYGTQPILQDIDLTIEGGSFVVLLGPSGSGKTTLLRTVNRMVEPSEGRVLLGGTDVRERNPVELRREIGYVMQASGLFPHRTVAENITTVPRLNGMSRKDAAQLATTMLSRVGLDSELASRYPAQLSGGQQQRVGVARALAADTRVLLMDEPFAAVDPITRRALQRETLALHQQTKATILFVTHDVDEALALGDRIIVLAQGGRIAQDGTPGELLTAPADPFVADLLGIATGDRSLHVRGDAGSELVVDGSGRPIGILER; translated from the coding sequence ATGCAGCCTGCTGTATCCCCCGCGATCCGCTACGACCATCTGAGCGTGAGCTATGGCACGCAGCCGATCCTGCAAGACATCGATCTCACCATCGAGGGTGGCAGCTTCGTCGTGCTCCTCGGACCCTCCGGCTCCGGCAAGACGACGCTGCTGCGCACGGTCAACCGCATGGTCGAGCCGTCCGAGGGTCGCGTTCTGCTGGGCGGCACGGACGTCCGAGAGCGCAACCCCGTCGAACTCCGACGGGAGATCGGATACGTGATGCAGGCCAGTGGCCTGTTCCCGCATCGCACCGTCGCGGAGAACATCACGACCGTCCCCCGGCTGAATGGCATGAGCAGGAAGGATGCCGCCCAGCTGGCGACGACGATGCTCAGCCGGGTCGGACTCGACAGCGAGCTGGCGTCGCGGTACCCCGCACAGCTGTCGGGAGGTCAGCAGCAGCGCGTCGGTGTCGCCCGCGCACTGGCAGCCGACACGCGGGTCCTGCTGATGGACGAACCGTTCGCAGCCGTGGATCCGATCACCCGTCGTGCTCTTCAGCGCGAGACGCTGGCGCTCCATCAGCAGACCAAGGCCACCATCCTGTTCGTCACGCACGACGTGGACGAGGCTCTGGCCCTCGGGGATCGGATCATCGTGCTGGCGCAGGGCGGTCGGATCGCGCAGGACGGCACTCCCGGCGAGCTGCTCACGGCGCCGGCCGACCCCTTCGTCGCGGATCTGCTCGGCATCGCCACCGGCGACCGCAGCCTGCACGTGCGAGGGGACGCCGGCTCCGAGCTGGTCGTCGATGGCAGCGGCCGACCGATCGGGATCCTCGAGCGATGA
- a CDS encoding VOC family protein translates to MATLRLHHVNVTSDDMSILTKFYGEALGLTLLPSPPMIATSASGTDDGDAAWDDSAKFFEAGDPTELQIHATKRQPYLAAQEGHSVNPLIQGHFAFRTDNIEEIKQQLTDNGIPFDDWGIWSVEGWHQIFLTDPAGNMIEIHQVMPSAGDTEPG, encoded by the coding sequence ATGGCCACTCTGCGTCTCCATCACGTGAACGTCACCTCTGACGACATGAGTATCCTCACGAAGTTCTATGGGGAGGCTCTAGGCCTCACGCTTCTCCCGTCGCCGCCGATGATCGCCACCTCCGCGAGCGGTACCGACGACGGAGACGCAGCGTGGGACGACAGCGCCAAATTCTTCGAGGCCGGCGATCCGACGGAGCTCCAGATCCACGCCACCAAGCGCCAGCCGTACCTCGCCGCCCAGGAGGGGCATTCGGTCAACCCTCTCATCCAGGGCCACTTCGCGTTCCGCACCGACAACATCGAAGAGATCAAGCAGCAACTGACCGACAACGGCATCCCCTTCGACGACTGGGGGATCTGGTCGGTCGAGGGCTGGCACCAGATCTTCCTCACCGATCCTGCAGGCAACATGATCGAGATCCATCAGGTCATGCCTTCCGCCGGCGACACCGAGCCCGGGTGA
- a CDS encoding dihydrolipoyl dehydrogenase family protein has translation MTAREYDVVVIGAGPVGENVADRAKHGGLSVVIVESELVGGECSYWACMPSKTLLRSGAALRAARDVDGARQSVIGSVDVAAALRRRDAIVHDWDDTSQVDWLEKSGIDLVRGHGRLTGEREVCVHGGDGTESITLTARHAVVVSTGSAALLPDIEGLRDAAPWTSRDATAVRAVPSSLVILGGGVVGCEMATLFSSFGCAVTVIARSGLLGSMEPFAGEAVARALRQVGVDVRTGVDVVAASREPGGDVELTMSDGSRRRAAEVLVATGRVPRTADLGLESIGIAPGSWLGVDDTLRVRGVDWLYAVGDVNHRALQTHQGKYQARAAGDAIVARARGAEVDDARWGRHVATADHAAVPQVTFTDPEVASVGHTESSARAAGLDIRVLDYDLSWVSGASTHADHYQGRARAIVDTGRRVLVGATFVGPDIAELLHSATIAIVGEVPIDRLWHAVPAYPTVSEVWLRWLEELGRER, from the coding sequence ATGACAGCTCGGGAGTATGACGTCGTCGTGATCGGAGCCGGCCCGGTCGGCGAGAACGTTGCGGACCGCGCAAAGCACGGCGGTCTGTCGGTCGTCATCGTCGAGAGTGAGCTGGTCGGCGGCGAGTGCTCCTACTGGGCGTGCATGCCGTCGAAGACCCTGCTGCGCAGCGGCGCCGCTCTGCGCGCCGCCCGCGATGTCGACGGCGCCCGTCAGTCGGTCATCGGATCCGTCGATGTGGCGGCCGCCCTTCGCCGGCGCGACGCGATCGTGCACGATTGGGACGACACGTCGCAGGTGGACTGGCTCGAGAAGTCCGGGATCGACCTCGTGCGAGGACACGGTCGCCTCACGGGAGAGCGGGAGGTCTGCGTCCACGGCGGCGACGGCACGGAGTCGATCACCCTCACGGCACGGCATGCAGTCGTCGTGTCGACGGGGTCGGCGGCGTTGCTTCCCGACATCGAAGGCCTGAGGGATGCCGCGCCCTGGACGAGCCGCGATGCCACGGCGGTGCGGGCGGTGCCGTCCTCCCTCGTGATCCTCGGCGGCGGCGTGGTGGGCTGCGAGATGGCGACGCTCTTCTCGTCGTTCGGATGCGCAGTCACCGTGATCGCACGCTCGGGCCTACTCGGCTCGATGGAGCCTTTCGCGGGCGAGGCTGTCGCCCGGGCACTGCGTCAGGTCGGAGTCGACGTACGTACAGGCGTCGATGTCGTGGCGGCATCGCGCGAGCCAGGGGGCGACGTCGAACTCACGATGTCCGACGGATCCCGGCGGCGCGCGGCCGAGGTCCTCGTGGCGACCGGGCGCGTTCCGCGGACAGCTGACCTGGGGCTCGAGAGCATCGGGATTGCTCCCGGATCATGGCTGGGTGTCGACGACACACTCCGCGTACGGGGTGTCGACTGGCTGTACGCCGTCGGAGACGTCAACCACCGCGCGCTCCAGACACACCAGGGCAAGTATCAGGCCCGCGCTGCGGGTGACGCGATCGTGGCGCGCGCCCGCGGAGCGGAAGTCGATGATGCACGATGGGGCAGGCACGTCGCCACCGCCGATCACGCCGCCGTGCCGCAGGTGACCTTCACCGATCCCGAAGTCGCCTCGGTCGGCCACACCGAGTCTTCGGCGCGCGCAGCCGGACTCGACATCCGCGTCCTCGACTACGACCTGTCGTGGGTGTCGGGCGCGAGCACTCACGCCGACCACTATCAGGGACGGGCTCGCGCGATCGTCGACACGGGCAGACGAGTTCTCGTCGGCGCGACCTTCGTCGGGCCCGATATCGCAGAGTTGCTGCACTCGGCGACGATCGCGATCGTCGGCGAGGTGCCGATAGATCGGCTGTGGCATGCCGTTCCCGCGTATCCGACCGTCAGCGAGGTGTGGCTGCGCTGGCTCGAAGAGCTCGGGCGCGAGCGCTGA
- a CDS encoding zinc-binding dehydrogenase has translation MRAVVAPEPGPASVLELRNAPIVEPSSGQVLIRVKAFGLNRSEIHFRSGVASSGSFPRIPGIEATGIVESAPGGQFAPGEQVVTMMGGMGRSFDGGYAEYVTVPAAQVIAFTSALPWAQLGAVPEMLQTADGSLRVGLRAETGQSLLIRGGTSSIGLALTVLAKMRGMTVYSTTRRPEAVARLRSIGADHVLIDDGSIAAQVRRLCPDGVDGAVELVGVDVMKDTLRAVRPGGVVCFTGMLSNHWAIPNFYPMDWIPNGVRLTAYSGEAADLAPETLQDFLDAVAAGRAVIPVGKTYRLDDIVTAHEDMEAGRVGGKGVVVIDDRAG, from the coding sequence ATGCGCGCCGTCGTCGCGCCGGAGCCCGGTCCCGCGAGTGTCCTCGAGCTCAGGAACGCACCCATCGTGGAGCCGTCGAGCGGTCAGGTGCTGATTCGTGTGAAGGCGTTCGGTCTGAACCGCTCGGAGATACACTTCCGCAGCGGCGTCGCGTCGAGCGGCTCGTTCCCGCGGATTCCCGGAATCGAAGCGACCGGGATCGTCGAGTCCGCCCCCGGTGGCCAGTTCGCGCCGGGGGAGCAGGTGGTCACGATGATGGGGGGGATGGGGCGCTCCTTCGACGGCGGCTACGCCGAGTACGTGACGGTCCCGGCCGCCCAGGTGATCGCCTTCACCAGTGCTCTGCCGTGGGCGCAGCTCGGCGCCGTTCCGGAGATGCTCCAGACTGCCGATGGATCTCTGAGAGTGGGCCTCCGGGCGGAGACAGGGCAGTCGCTACTCATCCGAGGCGGAACGTCGTCGATCGGACTGGCCCTCACGGTCCTGGCCAAGATGCGGGGCATGACGGTCTACTCCACGACCCGCCGGCCGGAGGCGGTCGCGCGGCTCCGGTCGATCGGTGCGGATCATGTGCTCATCGACGACGGGAGCATCGCCGCTCAGGTGCGCCGGCTGTGTCCCGACGGGGTCGACGGAGCAGTGGAGCTCGTGGGTGTCGACGTGATGAAGGACACCCTGCGCGCGGTACGCCCCGGCGGCGTCGTGTGCTTCACGGGAATGCTCTCCAACCACTGGGCGATCCCGAACTTCTACCCGATGGACTGGATCCCCAACGGCGTGCGCCTGACGGCGTACTCCGGCGAGGCGGCCGACCTCGCCCCGGAGACGCTCCAGGACTTCCTCGACGCCGTGGCGGCCGGGAGGGCGGTGATCCCGGTGGGCAAGACCTACCGCCTCGACGACATCGTCACCGCGCACGAGGACATGGAAGCGGGCCGGGTCGGCGGCAAAGGGGTCGTCGTCATCGACGACCGGGCGGGATGA
- a CDS encoding cyclase family protein: MPSDQFPSYRELGDRSGALRGTAWGLFGEGDQVGTLNFLTSERVRAALGSVRKGLLLNLNLPLDAFDPPLIAHRGAIEHHVFGLNEFHRDERIDNLFTQASTQIDGLRHFAHPDHGFYNGVPGDRLIAGTGDLGIQAVAQRGIVGRGVLADVARYRDAAGRPIEQDSPEPIPVSDLTATLREQGTTLLHGDILLIRTGWLEHIRRAGATRADPLASPGLAAQEETAAWLWDNQIALVAADNIALEPWPATESALTTIAEQTGRLARSSHTGMLHRILIPLLGLSIGELWDLDALATECAGSGHYDFLVTAEPLNLTGGVGSPANALAIV; this comes from the coding sequence ATGCCCTCCGACCAGTTCCCCTCCTACCGCGAACTCGGCGACCGCTCGGGCGCCCTCCGCGGCACGGCGTGGGGACTGTTCGGCGAGGGTGACCAGGTCGGCACGCTCAATTTCCTGACATCCGAGCGGGTTCGCGCCGCGCTCGGCTCGGTGCGCAAGGGGCTGCTCCTCAACCTGAACCTTCCGCTCGACGCGTTCGACCCGCCGCTCATCGCCCACCGGGGGGCGATCGAGCACCACGTGTTCGGGTTGAACGAGTTCCACCGGGACGAACGGATCGACAACCTGTTCACGCAAGCCTCGACGCAGATCGACGGGCTGCGGCATTTCGCCCACCCCGATCACGGGTTCTACAACGGCGTCCCGGGTGATCGCCTGATCGCCGGAACCGGGGACCTGGGAATCCAGGCGGTGGCGCAACGGGGAATAGTCGGCCGCGGAGTCCTCGCCGATGTCGCGCGCTACCGTGATGCCGCGGGTCGGCCGATCGAGCAGGATTCCCCCGAGCCCATACCCGTCTCCGACCTCACGGCAACCCTGCGCGAGCAGGGCACGACGCTGCTCCACGGAGACATCCTGCTCATCCGCACGGGGTGGCTCGAACACATCCGTCGCGCCGGGGCGACCCGCGCTGATCCCCTGGCGAGTCCGGGGCTCGCGGCACAGGAGGAGACGGCAGCCTGGCTGTGGGACAACCAGATCGCCTTGGTCGCCGCGGACAACATCGCGCTCGAGCCGTGGCCCGCCACGGAGTCGGCTCTGACGACCATCGCGGAGCAGACCGGCCGTCTCGCCCGGTCCTCGCACACCGGCATGCTCCACCGCATCCTGATTCCCCTGCTCGGGCTGTCCATCGGGGAGCTGTGGGATCTGGACGCGCTCGCGACCGAGTGCGCGGGCTCCGGGCACTACGACTTCCTCGTGACCGCGGAGCCGCTCAACCTCACCGGCGGGGTGGGCAGCCCCGCGAACGCCCTCGCTATCGTCTAA
- a CDS encoding SDR family oxidoreductase, with translation MVERLLVTGGAAGIGLAIARHGLAQGWDVTVIDRVASVAGRSVIADLSDSDSTAAALKETLEDGPVTRLVNNVGAVFPASLESQSLEDLDSSFALNLRAAIQCTQALVPGMAAAGFGRIVNMSSRAVLGKELRTAYAAAKAGLIGVTRVWALELGARGITVNAIGPGPIATELFMKANPSDSPRTRAIVESVPVGRLGTPEDVAHAAGYFLDGRSGFVTGQTLYVCGGLTVGVAAI, from the coding sequence ATGGTGGAGCGACTGCTGGTCACGGGTGGAGCCGCGGGCATCGGCCTCGCGATCGCTCGGCACGGCCTCGCGCAGGGGTGGGATGTCACGGTCATCGACCGCGTCGCCTCCGTCGCAGGCAGGTCGGTGATCGCGGATCTGTCGGATAGCGACAGCACAGCGGCCGCGCTGAAGGAGACGCTGGAGGACGGTCCGGTCACTCGCTTGGTGAACAACGTCGGGGCTGTGTTCCCGGCATCCCTCGAGAGCCAGAGCTTGGAAGACCTGGACAGCTCGTTCGCGCTCAACCTCCGAGCAGCGATCCAATGCACCCAGGCGCTCGTGCCGGGGATGGCCGCGGCGGGGTTCGGGCGGATCGTGAACATGTCCTCCCGCGCAGTTCTCGGGAAGGAACTGCGCACCGCCTATGCCGCCGCGAAGGCCGGACTGATCGGCGTCACGCGAGTGTGGGCTCTGGAATTGGGTGCGCGCGGAATCACCGTCAACGCGATCGGCCCCGGCCCGATCGCAACCGAGCTTTTCATGAAGGCGAACCCGTCCGACTCCCCGCGCACGCGAGCGATCGTCGAGTCGGTGCCGGTGGGGCGGCTGGGGACGCCCGAAGATGTGGCGCACGCCGCGGGCTACTTCCTCGACGGGCGTTCGGGGTTCGTGACGGGGCAGACCCTCTACGTGTGCGGCGGTCTCACCGTCGGTGTCGCGGCCATCTAG
- a CDS encoding ABC transporter permease: MNWISQNLAQIGTLLAAHLAISIPAILLTVLIAVPLGRFAQASGRGRGALLAVTGILYAIPSLPLLIVIPIITGLPLRSAATMILALTVYGVALLARTTADAFAAVPAESLEAATATGHNPTARFLRVELPLAAPVLVAGTRVVAMSTIGLATIGALIGIPSLGTLFTDGFQRGIAAEVATGIVLTLVVALVVDAILLGIGRATQPWTRTLRREGAFA, encoded by the coding sequence ATGAACTGGATCTCGCAGAATCTCGCGCAGATCGGCACGCTCCTCGCAGCGCACCTCGCCATCAGCATTCCCGCGATCCTGCTGACGGTCCTCATCGCCGTTCCTCTCGGCAGGTTCGCGCAAGCCTCGGGACGCGGTCGCGGTGCGCTGCTGGCTGTCACCGGGATCCTCTACGCGATTCCCTCGCTTCCTCTCCTCATCGTCATCCCGATCATCACCGGGCTGCCACTGCGCTCGGCGGCGACGATGATCCTGGCGCTCACCGTCTACGGGGTGGCCCTCCTCGCACGAACGACGGCGGACGCATTCGCGGCCGTTCCCGCCGAATCACTCGAAGCGGCCACGGCCACAGGTCACAACCCGACGGCCCGCTTCCTTCGCGTCGAGCTGCCCCTGGCCGCACCCGTCCTCGTGGCCGGCACCCGAGTCGTGGCGATGAGCACGATCGGTCTCGCGACGATCGGCGCCCTGATCGGCATCCCGTCACTCGGCACCCTGTTCACCGACGGATTCCAGCGAGGGATCGCCGCGGAGGTCGCCACGGGAATCGTCCTGACTCTGGTCGTCGCGCTCGTCGTCGACGCGATCCTGCTCGGTATCGGCCGTGCGACGCAGCCGTGGACCCGCACACTTCGGCGCGAGGGAGCATTCGCATGA
- a CDS encoding NADPH-dependent FMN reductase: MSYKVGYFVGSLSSTSINRVLSIALMKLAPEELEFTEIPIRDLPLYSQDYDEDFPPEAVALKRAIEGSDAVLFVTPEYNRSIPGGLKNAIDWASRPWGKNSFDHIPAAVIGASVGQIGTAVAQQSLRGVLSFCNARQMTAPEAYIHFSAEVFGADGTVRNAGTEAFLRDYMAEFRDHIQRVLTVLPRQS, encoded by the coding sequence ATGTCTTACAAGGTCGGATACTTCGTCGGGAGCCTCTCCTCGACGTCGATCAATCGGGTGCTGTCGATCGCGCTCATGAAGCTCGCGCCCGAGGAACTGGAGTTCACGGAGATCCCGATCCGCGATCTGCCCCTCTACAGCCAGGACTACGACGAGGACTTCCCGCCGGAGGCGGTCGCCCTGAAGCGTGCGATCGAGGGGTCGGATGCTGTGCTGTTCGTCACTCCGGAGTACAACCGCTCCATTCCCGGCGGATTGAAGAACGCGATCGACTGGGCGTCGCGACCATGGGGGAAGAACTCGTTCGATCACATCCCCGCGGCAGTGATCGGAGCATCCGTCGGGCAGATCGGCACGGCCGTCGCACAGCAGAGCCTTCGCGGTGTGCTCAGCTTCTGCAATGCACGTCAGATGACCGCCCCGGAGGCCTACATCCACTTCTCAGCCGAGGTGTTCGGCGCGGACGGCACCGTGCGCAACGCGGGCACCGAAGCGTTCCTCCGCGACTACATGGCCGAGTTCCGAGACCACATCCAGCGAGTGCTGACCGTCCTGCCGCGGCAGTCGTGA
- a CDS encoding MarR family winged helix-turn-helix transcriptional regulator yields the protein MDYFSRLVSYETHLWNRLERALIAAGGESMANVMALRILDRHGGRGRVHELSDELGITMGAASKLTDRLERSGLALRRPHPADRRSSLITLTEAGRRALNEAVQVVDPVLGELLPGPEDLAAAEATLAQLEKRLVDASTTIATGR from the coding sequence ATGGACTATTTCTCTCGCCTCGTCAGCTACGAAACTCACCTGTGGAATCGGCTCGAGCGCGCCCTGATCGCAGCGGGTGGCGAGTCGATGGCGAACGTGATGGCCCTGCGCATCCTGGATCGTCACGGGGGTCGCGGGCGAGTCCACGAACTCAGTGACGAACTCGGAATCACGATGGGTGCTGCGAGCAAGCTCACAGACCGCCTGGAGCGGTCGGGTCTCGCCCTGCGGCGCCCTCATCCCGCAGACCGGCGGTCGTCTCTGATCACGCTCACGGAAGCCGGTCGCCGAGCGCTGAACGAAGCGGTCCAGGTGGTCGATCCCGTCCTTGGCGAACTCCTGCCGGGTCCGGAGGACCTCGCAGCGGCCGAGGCGACCCTTGCGCAGCTGGAGAAGCGTCTGGTCGATGCCAGCACGACGATCGCGACGGGTCGATGA
- a CDS encoding LysR substrate-binding domain-containing protein produces MELRDIEAFVAVAEELHFGRAAARLHISQPPLSNRIRQLEADLKVSLFTRSTRSVTLTDAGQRLLGPARQVLTQLSLTRAVAEAIVAGETGRVRVGFAGASTQRSLPILSRAIRELHPGIELQLQSQAYVFTAMEMLRDGSLDLAFARLPSPDPDLDFRVIEVEEIVCALPTGHRLARRESVRLTDLRNEGFISLPDDQGSILQATMSALCVTAGFTPRVTQYAPDSATALALVAAGVGVTITLSTVQPVQPMEVVYLPLEDISPSHMFATLAWRRADPSPALRTVLKASEGSLPTPDLSRFANNPFLIGIGQE; encoded by the coding sequence GTGGAATTGCGAGACATCGAGGCATTCGTCGCGGTCGCCGAGGAACTCCATTTCGGTCGTGCTGCGGCCCGCCTGCACATCTCGCAGCCGCCCTTGAGCAATCGCATCCGACAGCTTGAGGCCGACCTGAAGGTCTCGCTCTTCACTCGCAGCACTCGCAGCGTCACCCTCACGGATGCCGGGCAGCGACTTCTCGGCCCCGCCCGGCAGGTCCTGACCCAGCTCTCCCTCACTCGCGCCGTCGCAGAGGCGATCGTCGCCGGCGAGACCGGCCGGGTCCGCGTCGGATTCGCCGGCGCCTCGACACAGCGATCCCTCCCGATCCTGAGCCGTGCGATTCGAGAGCTCCACCCGGGGATCGAGCTGCAACTGCAGTCGCAGGCGTACGTCTTCACAGCGATGGAGATGCTCCGAGACGGGTCACTGGATCTCGCCTTCGCCCGGTTGCCCTCCCCCGACCCCGACCTCGATTTCCGGGTGATCGAGGTGGAGGAGATCGTCTGCGCATTGCCGACGGGCCACCGCCTGGCACGGCGGGAGAGCGTGCGTCTGACGGACCTGCGCAACGAGGGCTTCATCAGCCTTCCCGACGACCAGGGCTCGATCCTCCAGGCCACGATGTCCGCGCTCTGCGTGACAGCCGGCTTCACTCCGCGGGTGACGCAGTACGCGCCTGACTCCGCGACGGCACTCGCACTCGTCGCCGCGGGGGTCGGCGTCACGATCACGCTGAGCACGGTGCAGCCCGTCCAGCCGATGGAGGTCGTGTACCTTCCGCTGGAGGACATCAGTCCCAGCCACATGTTCGCCACTCTCGCGTGGCGACGCGCGGATCCGTCCCCGGCGCTTCGCACCGTGCTCAAGGCTTCGGAGGGCTCACTGCCGACGCCTGACCTTTCCCGCTTCGCTAATAATCCCTTCCTTATCGGTATTGGACAGGAATAG